ATAAGCCGAGACAGGCAGGAacaaaggcaggcagcagagctgtgaaaagcAAAGGACGCACTCGCCAGGTAGCTTTGCCCCGGAGAGCACGTCCGGGTGGATTCACACCTCATCTGCAAACTGAGCCGACTCCTTCGGCAGCGGAGAGAGTCGGGTCAGATTAGATCCTCTCTGGCAGCCATCAGCGGGGCAGCGACACTCCACACCAGAGATCAGGCTGGGCCAGAGCAACCCGGGCGGGCACCCATCCGCAGCCAAGTCTGCCAAAGGTAAAACGAGGCCGATGTGGGATCACGGCACCTCTCCAAGGGCTCCTGTTCACCCCAGCGTGCAGGCTGCGGTTCATTGAAATGACTTTCATGCAAAATCTCtgcctccacctggccagagaaCGCTGCCACACTGGCTCCTCACCGTCGCCTTCCCACTGGCCAgggtggcagcagcccccagTCCACGTTCCGCCCAGACGGCGGGGTTGAGAAATCCGGAGCAGGGCAGTCATGAGGCATTCAGCTCCCCACGTCCACCCGTCAGCTGAGGGTCAGGAGGCAGCCGGCATCTCCTCCTTCTGCATCCCACCCCACAGGCCCCAGAAACGCTGCCCAAGTCCAAGCAGGTGGGGGGGACAACCTAGGGCCCCCACCCAGCTCACTGCCGCGGGGTAGGTGGAGCAGAGCCATGGTTAACAGCAACGGCGACTTGAGATAAACCCAAAAAACTCTGAGCAGTATTTGGAGGATAAGCTGGTTTAGAGCATGCTGGGCTCACTGGGGGGTTAGCTGCCCCGAACCCGCTCTGGTtgctgcctcccccagctctgGACTCACTGCGGCTCCTCTGTGACAGGACAAACCCAGAACAAGCAACACCTTGATGGGAGCAGAGCCCCGAGCAGGGACAGCTCAGTGGCCAGGCACACCAGCCGGACACAGCTGGGATCGTCCCCATGCGGCACACATACCCCGCAGCCTGACCCCATCCGCGTCCTGCCCATGTCACAGCCGAGGACATCGAAGCACACAGGGAATGCTGTGAACAGAGAGCCAGGGTGGGCGAGAGCCGCTTGCTGTGACCAGACGCACACTCAAGGGCAAGCGAGAACCGCATCAATTCTGCTGAGTCTTTGCGGGAGGAAAAGCTGCGTCTGCTCATGCCACGGCGCTGCTGCTCTCCCTCTGTCCCAAAGGACACAAGGAAAACAATCAGCCActtattttgtttgcttataaCCAGGGCTCtggaggggtctggagcacaaacGCGCAGCAGGAATTCGGTCCTCAAGGCTGGGGCGCTGCCTGGGCAGGGGCAGGCGCGCAGTACGGCTACGTGGGCAGGGAGGGCCGGCAGACTGGGAGCACGCAGCCGTGGCGGTGTTTACCCggagcagaagggagagctcAGCCTCCACCGTGGCACTCACAGCACTTTGCTGCCCGCTCCGGGCTCGGATTTTCATAGGCAGAGGCTGCTCGGGCCGCAGTTTgccagggccaggcccagagcAGCGACCAGGCGTTGACACTGCCTTGGGGACTGCGGGCCTGGGAGCATCGTGTCGCCCAGGACGGCACAGCCGGTCACCCAAACCTCCCATGGTGGATGCCCACACACGGACGcggccccctccctgctcccccggcGAGCACCGTTGGAGGGGGGCGAAGGGAAGAGCGTGAGGGGCTTCCTcccagagaggcagagggaggatgCCCGCAGAACCCCCCCCGTCGCCCCCTGCCAACACCCCCCCACAGCACAGGGGCTCCCAGCTGCACCAGGGCCTCCCCTGGGAAccgcccccccgctcccagcccaaCCGTCCCCATCTTCCCCCCCGGCAGGGCCCAGCGCACCCCCGCCCTCACAGCACCCCCAGCCACCCTCCCGCACCCCGAAAGCGCCCGGcacaccccctcctccccacaacAGGCCTCAGCGCACCCCCCAGGCCCCGAACTCCGCCGCTGCCGGGCACCCCGCAGCCGGTCCCGGCCTCCTCACAGGCCCCCTGCACGCCGCACGCCCACCCCGCGCCACCGTACCCCGCACCGAGGCCCGGCGGGCcgcagccccgacaccacccaGGCCTCGCAGGCCCCGTCCCGGTGCCCCCCGCGCTCACCCGCCGCCCGCGGCCTCCTCCCGCCGCACCCGGAAACGCGGCCCCGCGGCGCCGTCCGGCCTCCAGCCGCCGCCAAACAAAATGGCGGCCGCGCCCCCCGCTTCCTGCGCCTGCGCCGGCTGCACCGGATgtgggcggggcgcggcggcgcggcgccgCCATGCTGGGGAGGTCGGGCGGCCATGGCGAGGAGCGGCGCAGGGTTCTGCGGACACCATCTTGGGAAGGTCAGCCCTCCCCTACCGCGACGGGGACGCCCCGTTCCGCGGGCGCGCAGAGGAGCGAGGGGAGCGCGGCGGTACCGGGGGTGCGATTCGCCGCCCCGGGATGAGCTGCCGCTGCAGGCCGGGAGTGCCCCGGCCGAGCCCAGCTGACGACGCCAGCTCCGCCATCCCGCCACGTTGGGAAGGTCGGACGGAACCGTGGCGGGCGCCATGTTGAGAGGGTCGGGTGGAACCCTGGCGGCCGCCATATTGGGAAGGTCGAGTGTCCATCCCGTGCCCCCCCGCCCGTACCGCatcgccccggggagggggcacccGTGACCCTCCGCCCCCCGCATGACGTGACGtcacccagcagcacggccatGACATCACTCCCCAGCATGACATCAGCAGACGGGCGCCGGGACAGCCTTTTATTGGGGCTCTGCGTATCCCCCGCCCCGggctttacttttttcttttcttttttttttttttttttttttgccttttttcctcctttttcttaaaaaataaatgtacaatTCCAGACGGCGGTTCGGTACAAAATATACACGTCTGatgagggaaggaaggggggggtgtCATGTacaaaaataaaggggggggggggtccctgcaccccagccggggggggggggggggggggcaacggggtgccaggggggatgggggggaggggggggggggatgcgtcCGGGGTCCccaaacgcccccccccccccatgccacGGGTGGGGGGCAGCGCCCCactgcaaccccccccccccccttgcccccgCTGGGGCCCCTGGGCAAAGTGCGTCAGTGCTGGGGGGGACGCGgggccccccccggggcaggggcccCCCCCGGGCTCACTGGGCGCCGGGCTCCAGCTTGTAGGAGAGCTCGAAGAGCAGGTTCTGGTTGTCGATGACCCGCAGCTGCCGCACGTAGGCCTTGGTCTGCAGCTGCCCCGGGGAGGCCTCCAGCTCCAGgcctgggggggggacaggcagcccccagcacagggcgggatgggatgggatgcgggaaaggggatggggatgcggggatgggatgcagggatgggggaaaggggatgggatgcagggatgaggatgggatgcagggatgggggaaaggggatggggatgcagggatgggatgcagggataggggaaaggggatgggatgcagggatgggggaaaggggatgggggaaagggggatggggatgcgggaaaggggatggggatgcagggatgggatgcagggatggggattggatgcagggatgcgggaaaggggatggggatgcgggGATGGGagaaaggggatggggatgcagggatggggattGGATGCAGGGATGCGGGAAAGGGGATgaggatgcagggatgggatgcagggatggggattggatgcagggatgcgggaaaggggatggggatgcagagatgggatgcagggatgggggaaaggggatgggatgcagggatggggatgcgggaaaggggatggggatgcagggatgggatgcagggatgcgggaaaggggatggggatgcagggatggggattggatgcagggatgcgggaaaggggatggggatgcagggatgggatgcagggatgggggaaaggggatgggatgcagggatggggatgcgggaaaggggatggggatgcgggaaaggggatggggatgcagggatgggatgcagggatggggattggatgcagggatgcgggaaaggggatggggatgcagggatgggatgcagggatgggggaaaggggatgggatgcagggatggggatgcgggaaaggggatggggatgcggggatgggatgcagggatgccggaaaggggatggggatgcagagatgggatgcagggatgggggaaagaggatgagatgcagggatggggatgcgggAAAGGGAATGGGGAtaaggggatggggatgcagggatgggcattggatgcagggatgcgggaaaggggatggggatgcgggAAAGGGGATGGAGAtgcagggatgggatgcagggatggggattggatgcagggatgcaggaaaggggatggggacggagggatggggatgcagggatggggatgggatgcagggagaggatggggatgcagggatgcgggaaaggggatggggatgcagggattTGGGAAAGGGGATGCGGGAAAGGGGATGGAGAtgcagggatgggatgcagggTTGTCGGGaatggggatgcagggatgggataGGAATGCAGGGATGTGGGAAAAGGGATGGGGATGCGGGAAGTGGGATGGGAACGGGGGACGGGATGcggggatgaagggatggggatgcagggatgagggaaaggggaaggggatgcagggatgggatgggatagggatgcagggacggggacggggatgcgGGGACGGGGATGCAGGGACGCAGGAAGGGGGGCGCAGGGGTGAAGAGATGCCGGGATGAAGAGCTATGGCGATGTGGGTCCAGACACATCCCCGTCCCACAGGGCCAGCACCGGGGGTGGCGGGGCCACGCACACCCCCCTGTCCCATGGGATCAGCCCCCTCCCGCAGCGCTGGCCCCTCGCCCCTGCCCGGCCGGGCCTGTGGgggtcccgccccccccccaccccgtactCACAGAGCGGGCGGCTCCGATACTTTCGGATGGTTCTCACTTTCTCAGCGATGCAGTGCTGGGGCAGAGAGCACCCCCCCtgtcagcccccagccccacgggaccctgcccggccccctgGGGCCCACCTGCCCCCCCAGACCCTGGGGACTGTCTCCCCTCTGGGACCCTGCTGCTCACCCTGGGGCATCCCCACcgccagggacccccccagggctGCTATTCtgcacccctgggacccccaccccccaccccactgcaGGGCCACAGCCCCTCGGTGGGGTCCCCCTTCCCTGGCCTCACCCCGGGGGTCTCTCTGCCACGTTCCCCCCCCATGGCGAGGGGCACCCACCAGTTTCTCCACGTTGACCAGCCCATCCAGGAGGGTCTTGCTGCCTTCGTGCAGGAAGGTCAGATCTGGGGGCGAGcaaggggtgagggggggggtcTCGTGGGGCAGCAGCGAGACCCCGGCCCACATGGGGTGCGGgcagcccccgtgcccccccaccccccctcacctTTGAGGATGAGCGGCACAAAGGGGATGAGGGGGGGTTTCATCTTGGCCAGCACCTCGCGGTAGGTCTTGTGGTTCCTGCAGGGGTCCTGGGGGCAGGAattggggggcgggggaaggggggtcagggctggggggggcgcagCTCCCCGTGGGTGCCAGCACCCGGCCCTGGACCCCCCCCGCCACACTGGCTGCCACAGGACCAGGGCCGTGGCCATCACTGGTGGtctgggaggggggggacaagGACACCCTGGGACGGTGTGggaacatccccccccccgcccaccagCTCCCCAGATACCCCctggaaggggcgggggggagggagggggggcacAGGGGCCCCCCCAATGCCCGCAGGGAGCCCGGGCACCTCTCACCGTCAAGTTCTCGAACTTCCGAAACAGGTTCTTGAATTTTCCCGGGAGCTTCTGCAAGACAAACCCGGGGTGGGCAGCCATGAGCACCCGGGGATGGGACCACGAGCGCTCAAGGGAGGGCCACGAGCACccaaggccgggggggggggggtcaggaagCACTCGGGAGGGGGTGTCCAgggcacccccccagcccctcacctcccAGGTGAGGCGCAGGCGGCTGATGGCGGCGTTGTTGAGCCCGATGACGATGGCGTAGAAGGACAGCATGTCCTGGTTCTGCTTGCATctggaaggtggggggggggggggggggcgtagggagggtgagggggtggtggggggggggacactgaCATCGCCCCCCTGTCCCCGCACTCACATGGCGGCGATCTTGATGAGCTTCTTGAGGAGGTGGGCGCGCTTGCCCAGCGACTCGCAGAGCAGCAGCTCGGTGCCCACCCAGTGCTGCACCTCGCTGCagcgctgcagcagcagctccaggttgGCCGtctcccgccggccccgctccccgtgGAACACGTAATCCACGAACTCCAGCTGCCGGCGTTGGGGGACACGCGCACACACATCGCCAGGGGCCCCCCCCAGGCACGGAGcagcccgtccccgtccccatccctgtccccgtcgtCCCCCCCAAGACCCTCCGCCACCCCCCGCTACCTCGTGGATGCAGCGGAAGAGCTCCCAGTGGAAGGCGGTGAGGTGGTTGGCGATCTCCTCCGGCTCCGCGCGGTGGATCTCCGTGTCCCCCGGCACCACCTGGATCTCCTCGGGCAGCGGCACCTGCGAGGGGACACGAGGACGGAGACCCTCGGAAGGTGCTGGAGCAGGCGGCTGGACCACGGGGGTGACCCCTCTTCCACCCAGGGGGTCACTGcagcggcgggggctggggggggggaggctgggggtgtcCCGGCACGGCGCGGTGCTCACCAGGGAGTCGAAGGTGTCCCTGGTGCAGGCGAAGAGGTGGCTGTTGATGCCCAGGGTGGTGAAGACACACTCCTCGCTGGGCTGCAGCACCGCTTTCTCTGCGGGCAGAGCGCGGGCAGGGGGTCAGCGCCGgccggacaccccccccccccccgccattcccTGCCTGCGACCCTCCCCCGCCCCCTAACCCAGCCCCGCGGGCACCTCCGGACGAGGCCATGGTGACGAGGATGAGGGCGTCTTCGCGGGCGCTCTGCTCCTCCGAGTACTGCAGCTTCTCGGTGACGGAGGTCAGGATGTCCTGCACCGAGGCCGAGAGGCGGCTGCGGATGGTGACGTACGAGTGGTCGGGCATGTACACGCGGCAGAAAACTGGGGAGAGGCGAGCGGGGTGTCAGGGAAACGCCAGATCCCGCACCGGAGCCGGAGCGTACCGGAGCCCcgactggggaaactgaggcacggagcaggCAAAGCCTCTCACGGCCGCCGACGGGACGGGGAAGGGACCCCCGTCACCCGGCCACGGTCACTCACTCTCGTCGGAGCCCCGGAAAGCCACCCGCGTCTGCAGGCACGAGTCGATGCGACGGAAGTGCCTGAACAGCGGCTTCACCTGCTTGTTCGGGGGGGGGCGTCTCGTCGGCCACCCTGCGGCACCGGCGCGGGGTCAGGTGAGGCTCCGGCACGGCTCGGGGTGCGACACCCGGGGGTGCTGGCCGTGCCGGGGCCCCGGCACGGCCAGCACCCCCGGGTGTCGCACCCCGAGCCGTGCCGGGGTGCTCTGCCAGAGTCGGGGGGGGGCCAAACCCCCCACCCAGGTCCTTTCTCATCACCAAAGGGCTGCTAATGAGCTAacgaccccccccccagcccctgggcatCCCCCGGGACCACAActccctgtccctccctggcACACCCCGACCCCCAAGACCCTCTGGGGACCCCCCCGTCCCATCGTCCCCCCCCAACTCAACTCACTTGAGCTCCACGGTCTCCACGAGCTGGTGCAGCTTGAGGATGTCGTCCTCCAGGTCATGGTAGAGGGACGTGTCCTTCATGATGAGCAGGTAGAGctcctggggggggtggggggtcaggACTGGGTGGGATGGAgtgagagaggggaggggggcagcagggtggACCCCCACCTTGATCACTTTGCCGGcgctttcctcctcctgcagcagccccttgtAGGTCTCGAGGAAatgcagcagcacggccagcacTGCCCGCTTgcgccgcagcccggccccctCCTCCCAGCGCGGCGGGGGGCTGCCGCCCGCCAGCACGAAGGTGGCACCCGTCAAGGAGGTGCCACGGCAAAGAGGGACCCCGGCCTGCGGCCACCCGCTGTCCCCGGCCACCCCGCTTCCGAGCATCTCCATGCCCACCCCGCTGCCCACCTTGTGCCCAGACCCCTGCCCTCCTTGCGGCACCCCCACCCTCGCGGCACCCCAATTCCCTCCTTGCCGTTCCCATGTGtgtgttgtgtcccccccccccgccatgctgCCCTCCTCCTTGCAACCCTACGCCCACCCCTGTGCCACCCTCATGTCCCCCTCCATGCCCGACCTCGgacccctccccacagccctcctgccCACCCTCATTGCACCCCGGTGCCTTCCTCAGACCCCTCCCCATCGCACCCTCATGCCCACCCTCGTGGCACCCCAAcgccctccccgcacccccccaaccccccccaccccctcgccCCCCGTGGCCCCCCCCCAAGGATATTgctggtgcagctgctgcaggaagcgCTCGGTGGGCAGGAAGAGCGAGTGCGTGAGCACGATGTCGTCCAGCAGCGACTCTGGGGGgagacgggggcggggggggcaggtgtGGGCACCCGGCTGCACAGCCCCCCTACCGACAcccccagagccccctccccGACACCCCACACGGCAGCGGGCAGCCGAGGGGAGCGATGCCAATTGCCAAGACGATGCCGGGAGCCGCCGAGCCCAATGCCgagcccccccctccctgcacccgGCACTGACTCACGGacccgctcccagccccacagggccaCCGGGGCCCGGCAGGAGCGCGGCGCAGGGGCAGAGGTGCCGGCAGGGCAGGACCTGAGCCACGACGCCCTGGCATTCCTGCCGGCCCTGGCGAGAGCCCGGCCACGGGGAAACGAGGACACGGCTCAGGgcaacagggaaactgaggcaggcggCGGCAACAACTTCAGGCAGCCGCGCTCCGGGCACGCTGCGCCAGTGCCTGCAGTGGGGCTCTCTGGGCCAGCACAGGAGGCACCGGCCCTGGGGAGGGTGTTTTGGCCCGTCCTGGCCGGGAGAGTCGCGGGGCCGACGCCGGTGGCGGTGCCCAGCAGTGCCAGCACCCAGCCACCGCCGCGACCTTTGGACGAGGCACCGCTCCTCGTGGAGCAGCCCTCGACCCTGGGACCCGAGCGGGTCTCCGGCTGGATGGGTGCCCAGGGGGCTGTGCCCGTGCGCCCCAGGGATGCCGTGGTGGCACCCTAGTGCCCCCACAGGGCCCTTTCAAGGTCCAAGGACCCGTCCCCGCAGGACGGGCTGTGCCGAGCAAACCCCTGGCCACCTCCAGTAACCCGGCCACGGATCTGTGCCAAGCCGGGGCTGAGGCTCCCCCGACACAACCGCGCCGGGGCACAGCGCCCGTGGGGAATGAGCTGCCACCAAAAACGGGACACGGCAGTCTGGGACACAGGCAGGACCCAcgggccc
The Rissa tridactyla isolate bRisTri1 unplaced genomic scaffold, bRisTri1.patW.cur.20221130 scaffold_427, whole genome shotgun sequence genome window above contains:
- the RAPGEFL1 gene encoding LOW QUALITY PROTEIN: rap guanine nucleotide exchange factor-like 1 (The sequence of the model RefSeq protein was modified relative to this genomic sequence to represent the inferred CDS: deleted 1 base in 1 codon) — its product is MKPLEKLLKKPGSHLPARPAAAPGPAPGQGSVPGPRRQSLSRPPPSPEEPAGPAGPQPGGEGRWLELRPPEAPLRSPEEPSPGGDRDREPPSPEPPPAARCCCGCGPAAPAPPERLLAALLERLPAGGAHGRGCGAESLLDDIVLTHSLFLPTERFLQQLHQHFVLAGGSPPPRWEEGAGLRRKRAVLAVLLHFLETYKGLLQEEESAGKVIKELYLLIMKDTSLYHDLEDDILKLHQLVETVELKVADETPPPNKQVKPLFRHFRRIDSCLQTRVAFRGSDEIFCRVYMPDHSYVTIRSRLSASVQDILTSVTEKLQYSEEQSAREDALILVTMASSGEKAVLQPSEECVFTTLGINSHLFACTRDTFDSLVPLPEEIQVVPGDTEIHRAEPEEIANHLTAFHWELFRCIHELEFVDYVFHGERGRRETANLELLLQRCSEVQHWVGTELLLCESLGKRAHLLKKLIKIAAICKQNQDMLSFYAIVIGLNNAAISRLRLTWEKLPGKFKNLFRKFENLTDPCRNHKTYREVLAKMKPPLIPFVPLILKDLTFLHEGSKTLLDGLVNVEKLHCIAEKVRTIRKYRSRPLCLELEASPGQLQTKAYVRQLRVIDNQNLLFELSYKLEPGAQ